The following proteins are co-located in the Paenibacillus sp. JNUCC32 genome:
- the efp gene encoding elongation factor P, producing MISVNDFKTGLTVEVDGDIFTVLDFQHVKPGKGAAFVRSKLKNLRNGNTVEKTFRAGETIGRAIIDNRGVQYLYASGQEHVFMDNETYDQFSLTSEQLEWELNFLRENMNVNIISYQGEILGINLPNSVELKVVETEPGIKGNTATGATKNAKVETGLNVQVPLFINEDDVLLIDTREGKYISRA from the coding sequence GTGATTTCAGTTAACGATTTTAAAACAGGTTTGACCGTAGAAGTAGATGGCGATATTTTCACCGTATTGGATTTCCAGCATGTTAAGCCGGGTAAAGGCGCCGCTTTCGTACGTTCCAAATTGAAAAACCTTCGCAACGGCAACACCGTGGAGAAGACGTTCCGTGCAGGCGAAACGATTGGCCGCGCCATCATCGACAACCGTGGCGTTCAGTATCTCTATGCCAGCGGTCAAGAGCATGTTTTCATGGACAACGAAACTTACGACCAGTTCAGCTTGACCAGCGAGCAGCTGGAATGGGAGCTTAACTTTCTGAGAGAGAACATGAACGTTAACATTATCAGTTACCAAGGCGAGATCCTCGGGATCAACCTGCCTAACAGCGTCGAGCTGAAGGTCGTTGAGACCGAGCCGGGTATCAAAGGCAACACGGCTACCGGCGCTACGAAGAACGCCAAAGTGGAAACCGGCCTCAATGTACAAGTACCGCTGTTCATTAACGAAGACGATGTGCTTCTGATCGATACACGCGAAGGTAAATACATTTCCCGTGCATAG
- a CDS encoding metal ABC transporter solute-binding protein, Zn/Mn family → MNKRKSKNKLNGWTWSVTSMLLAMLILSGCGSKSGGSIVEGKVNVITTFYPIYEFTKEIGGDEVNVVNLLPTGVEPHDWTPRSQDIVNTSKAQLFLYNGAGLEGWAPGFLKGLDKDTQVKPVIVSQGIQLIDAVGDDGHGHGEAAHEEEHDHSHGKGAEAHDHSHEEGTEEDHAGHDHEEEAAETNTNTHHTDPHTWVSPKSALVMAENIKNSLVEVDPEHKDGYEQRYEALKEKLVKLDNDFASELSKLPKKDIVVSHQAFGYLCRDYGLTQHAIMGLSPDAEPRAQDIVNLTKTVKEKEVKYIFFEELVSDKLAKTLANEAGAETLVLNPVEGLTKEQASSGENYFTLMEKNLQNLTKALQ, encoded by the coding sequence ATGAACAAGAGAAAGAGCAAGAACAAACTGAACGGCTGGACCTGGAGCGTAACTTCGATGTTGCTGGCGATGCTCATCCTGTCGGGCTGCGGAAGCAAATCCGGCGGAAGCATTGTTGAAGGCAAGGTTAACGTCATTACGACCTTCTATCCAATATATGAATTTACGAAGGAAATCGGCGGAGACGAGGTCAATGTCGTGAATCTTCTGCCAACGGGCGTGGAACCTCATGATTGGACGCCGCGGAGCCAGGATATCGTCAATACCTCCAAGGCTCAGCTGTTTCTTTATAATGGTGCAGGGCTGGAAGGCTGGGCGCCTGGATTCTTAAAGGGTCTCGATAAAGATACGCAAGTGAAACCAGTCATCGTTTCCCAAGGGATCCAACTGATCGACGCCGTGGGGGATGATGGCCACGGGCATGGTGAAGCAGCCCATGAAGAGGAACATGACCACAGTCATGGAAAAGGCGCTGAAGCGCACGACCACAGCCATGAGGAAGGCACCGAAGAAGATCATGCAGGCCATGATCACGAGGAAGAGGCAGCCGAGACGAACACGAATACCCATCATACGGATCCGCATACTTGGGTAAGCCCGAAATCCGCGCTGGTCATGGCAGAAAATATCAAGAACAGCCTGGTCGAGGTCGATCCGGAACATAAGGACGGCTATGAACAGCGCTATGAAGCGTTAAAAGAGAAGCTGGTCAAACTGGATAACGACTTTGCGAGCGAGCTGTCCAAACTGCCGAAAAAAGATATCGTCGTATCCCACCAGGCATTCGGTTATCTATGCCGGGACTACGGTTTGACGCAGCATGCGATTATGGGACTGTCGCCAGACGCCGAGCCGAGAGCGCAGGATATCGTGAACCTGACTAAGACGGTGAAAGAGAAGGAAGTGAAATATATTTTCTTCGAAGAACTCGTATCGGATAAACTGGCCAAAACGCTGGCCAATGAAGCGGGCGCGGAAACCTTGGTGCTGAATCCGGTGGAGGGGCTGACCAAGGAGCAGGCAAGTAGCGGCGAGAATTATTTCACGCTGATGGAGAAAAATTTGCAAAATCTAACGAAGGCTTTACAATAA
- the mntR gene encoding transcriptional regulator MntR codes for MPTPSMEDYLERIYKLIDEKGYARVSDIAEGLEVHPSSVTKMIQKLDKDEYLIYEKYRGLVLTSKGKKMGKRLMERHHLLEEFLEMIGVQDENIYRDVEGIEHHLSWDSITRIETLVEYFKRDENRLQDLRDVHNELVNES; via the coding sequence ATGCCGACACCTAGCATGGAGGATTATTTGGAGCGCATCTACAAGTTGATCGACGAAAAAGGATATGCGCGCGTTTCGGATATTGCCGAAGGCTTGGAGGTTCACCCCTCATCCGTCACGAAAATGATTCAAAAGCTGGACAAAGACGAATATTTGATCTATGAAAAATATCGTGGTTTGGTTCTGACCAGCAAAGGCAAAAAAATGGGCAAGCGGCTCATGGAACGTCATCATTTGCTTGAGGAATTCCTTGAGATGATCGGTGTACAGGATGAAAACATTTACAGGGACGTTGAAGGAATCGAGCATCACTTGAGCTGGGATTCCATTACGAGAATTGAGACGCTTGTGGAATATTTCAAGCGTGATGAGAATCGACTTCAGGATTTGCGTGACGTTCATAACGAATTAGTCAACGAATCGTAA
- a CDS encoding YqhR family membrane protein, protein MHEHQFRKQNQITNPFTFALELGYYAGLIWGGVLWIFYWLRFTKVVPGFLLEPFFKHEFLKTTAGQIAGWLSFIAFSVIASLIYVALFRKLKGPWPGIAYGIVWWAVLFVALNPWLRLTDPVKKLSWDTNISEVCIFILWGLFIGYTIAQEFTDEKLREPKKLTG, encoded by the coding sequence ATGCATGAACATCAATTTCGTAAGCAGAACCAGATAACCAATCCGTTTACGTTTGCCCTGGAGCTAGGCTATTATGCCGGCCTGATCTGGGGGGGCGTGCTTTGGATCTTTTACTGGTTGAGATTCACGAAGGTCGTGCCCGGTTTTTTGCTGGAGCCATTCTTCAAACATGAATTCCTCAAGACCACAGCCGGGCAAATCGCCGGGTGGCTGTCCTTCATCGCCTTTTCCGTCATCGCTTCCCTCATTTATGTTGCCCTGTTCAGGAAGCTGAAGGGCCCATGGCCCGGGATTGCTTACGGAATCGTGTGGTGGGCGGTGCTGTTTGTTGCGCTCAATCCCTGGCTACGGCTGACGGACCCAGTGAAGAAGCTGTCCTGGGATACAAACATTTCGGAGGTTTGTATTTTTATATTATGGGGCCTCTTTATCGGTTATACGATTGCGCAGGAATTCACCGACGAGAAACTGCGTGAACCGAAGAAGCTGACGGGTTAG
- a CDS encoding M24 family metallopeptidase: MSNKRVVKLREQLQAKGLTAMLVASPINRRYLTGFTGSAGYVLITRDEAYLLTDFRYMTQAPQQAVGFKVVEHGPKVMETVKDLLSSEGIASLGFEQDHVTYGVFSAYSEQLAPISLVPVSGLVEDLRIFKDAEELSIMQRAADLADQTFSHVLTILAAGKTEREIDLEMEMFMRKHGATASSFDTIVASGERSALPHGVASERVIQGNEFVTFDFGALLDGYCSDLTRTVALGSPDPKLKEIYDIVLEAQLHALDHIKPGMTGREADALARDIISRYGYGEYFGHSTGHGLGMEVHESPRLSKLSDDVLQPGMVVTVEPGIYLPGLGGVRIEDDIVITETGIRILTSSSKDYTVL, encoded by the coding sequence ATGAGTAACAAACGAGTGGTTAAACTGCGCGAACAGCTTCAAGCCAAAGGTTTGACGGCTATGCTGGTTGCAAGCCCGATCAACCGCAGATACTTAACGGGCTTTACCGGTTCAGCCGGATACGTGTTGATCACACGCGATGAGGCCTATCTGTTGACGGATTTCCGCTATATGACGCAAGCACCGCAGCAAGCCGTCGGTTTTAAAGTGGTCGAGCACGGGCCGAAGGTGATGGAGACGGTCAAGGATCTGTTGTCTTCCGAAGGCATCGCATCGCTCGGATTCGAACAGGACCATGTTACATACGGCGTGTTTTCCGCATATTCGGAACAGCTCGCGCCCATCAGCCTGGTGCCGGTTTCGGGCCTTGTAGAAGATTTGCGTATATTCAAGGATGCCGAAGAGTTGAGCATTATGCAGCGGGCAGCGGATTTGGCTGATCAGACGTTCAGCCATGTCCTGACGATTCTGGCTGCCGGCAAAACGGAACGGGAAATCGATCTCGAGATGGAAATGTTCATGCGCAAGCATGGCGCAACCGCGTCTTCCTTCGACACGATCGTTGCTTCCGGCGAGCGTTCGGCGCTTCCTCACGGCGTAGCCAGCGAGCGGGTCATTCAAGGGAACGAATTCGTTACGTTTGATTTCGGCGCGCTGCTGGACGGGTACTGCTCCGATCTCACGAGAACCGTGGCGCTCGGCAGTCCTGATCCGAAGCTGAAGGAGATCTATGATATCGTGCTTGAAGCGCAGCTTCACGCACTGGATCATATTAAACCAGGCATGACGGGACGCGAAGCAGACGCTTTGGCTCGCGATATTATTTCGCGTTACGGATACGGGGAATATTTCGGCCACAGCACGGGGCACGGATTGGGCATGGAAGTTCATGAATCGCCGCGGCTGTCCAAGCTGAGCGATGACGTGCTGCAGCCCGGCATGGTCGTAACGGTGGAGCCGGGCATTTACCTGCCTGGTCTTGGCGGTGTCCGCATCGAAGATGATATCGTCATCACGGAAACGGGCATTCGCATACTGACAAGCTCGTCCAAAGATTACACCGTACTGTAA
- a CDS encoding patatin-like phospholipase family protein: MQINAVFEGGGVKGISLAGAVKAAENAGMVFSRVAGTSSGSIVASVLAAGYRADEIKRIIEETPFHSFLQRAPIFNTKFIGPALRVLIKKGLYSGEALENWIREILLAKGIFTFSDIPAGKLYIVASDITNGRLLVLPDDLRQYGINPATFPVAKAVRMSCSIPYFFDPVILRLLGRAAKGKSFGEQFVYIVDGGLLSNFPLWLFDRESKGGPKPLPVLGFQMVGKNSNLPHLIEGPIGMLTAMFETMLSAHDERYIEQQNRNRTIKIPTLGIGTTHFNLTKEESENLYNSGLTAGTMFFTRWNAEH, encoded by the coding sequence ATGCAGATCAATGCGGTTTTTGAAGGCGGGGGGGTCAAGGGCATCTCGCTTGCCGGGGCTGTCAAGGCGGCGGAGAATGCCGGCATGGTATTCAGCCGCGTTGCCGGAACGTCCTCGGGCTCCATCGTGGCATCCGTGCTGGCAGCTGGTTACCGTGCTGACGAAATCAAGCGCATTATCGAGGAAACGCCCTTTCATTCGTTTCTCCAGAGGGCACCCATTTTTAATACAAAGTTTATCGGTCCTGCCTTGCGGGTCTTGATTAAGAAAGGGCTCTATTCCGGAGAAGCCCTGGAGAATTGGATAAGGGAAATCCTGCTGGCCAAAGGGATATTTACCTTCTCGGACATCCCGGCAGGGAAGCTTTATATCGTGGCATCGGACATCACCAATGGCAGGCTGCTGGTGCTTCCGGATGATCTCCGCCAATACGGGATCAATCCTGCCACCTTTCCGGTAGCCAAGGCTGTGCGCATGAGCTGCAGCATCCCCTATTTTTTTGACCCCGTCATCCTGCGTTTGTTGGGCAGGGCCGCAAAAGGCAAATCGTTCGGCGAGCAATTTGTTTATATCGTGGATGGGGGACTGCTCAGCAACTTCCCCTTATGGCTCTTTGATCGCGAATCGAAGGGTGGGCCTAAGCCCCTGCCGGTGCTGGGCTTTCAGATGGTCGGGAAGAACAGCAACCTGCCTCATCTGATCGAAGGCCCGATCGGGATGTTAACCGCCATGTTCGAGACGATGCTCTCCGCACACGATGAACGTTATATCGAGCAGCAAAACCGAAATCGCACGATCAAAATTCCGACGCTCGGCATCGGCACCACCCATTTTAATCTGACCAAAGAGGAAAGCGAGAATTTATACAATTCCGGTCTGACGGCCGGCACGATGTTTTTCACCCGCTGGAATGCCGAACATTAA
- the aroQ gene encoding type II 3-dehydroquinate dehydratase, protein MKSIWVINGPNLNLLGFREPGIYGSLSLQAIEDNLRKQADLAGIGITFFQSNHEGAIIDRIHEAIGQADGILLNPGALTHYSYAVRDAISSARIPTVEVHLSNIHAREEFRHTSVIAPVAVGQIAGFGAASYTLGLSALLQVLVEQEG, encoded by the coding sequence ATGAAATCCATATGGGTGATAAACGGACCGAACTTAAACCTGCTCGGCTTCCGGGAACCGGGCATTTATGGTTCGCTCAGCCTGCAGGCGATCGAAGATAATTTGCGTAAACAGGCGGATCTCGCCGGTATCGGTATTACCTTCTTTCAGTCTAATCATGAGGGTGCTATCATTGACCGTATTCATGAAGCGATCGGACAGGCTGACGGCATACTTCTTAATCCGGGAGCACTGACTCACTACAGCTACGCTGTGCGTGATGCCATCAGTTCTGCCCGCATTCCGACAGTGGAGGTTCATCTCTCGAACATTCACGCCAGAGAGGAATTTCGTCATACCTCCGTCATAGCGCCTGTGGCTGTCGGACAAATCGCGGGTTTTGGCGCGGCGAGTTACACATTGGGCTTGTCGGCTCTACTGCAAGTCCTGGTCGAGCAAGAAGGGTAG
- a CDS encoding family 10 glycosylhydrolase, with the protein MKLRRWLLVLIMLLLCLPSVVPTAQAKAARISIQLDGVNLNSDVSPYILPKVNVTMVPTRIISEGLGASVAWNQKSKTVTIGKDGSSLQLTSGKKTALVNGSSVALDASVEIKNGRVMVPLRFISENLGVQVEWNQAAQRISLSTGSVVVPPPVSTGDEVRGAWISTVFNLDWPKTKTSAEQQQASYIALLDSLQDVGINTVYVQVRPAGDALYPSTMVPWSKVLTGIQGADPGYDPVAFMVEETHKRNMEFHAWFNPFRANTDILTASLHPSHVALSHPDWIVNTGKQLYINPGIPEARQHIIDTIMEVVNGYDIDGIHLDDYFYPSNTVFNDDAAYREFNNGAYANLADWRRGNINAFVQSLGESIHRVKPDVEYGISPFGVWRNQSVDKTGSDTKAGVTAYDSMYADVRTWIQNGWIDYVAPQIYWSMSNPAADYDKLVDWWAGEVQGTGVDLLIGHAPYKLGTSEIGWQSASEIINQLKYNQNHAEVKGSIFFRAENILSNPLGIKDQLQSYYR; encoded by the coding sequence ATGAAGCTTCGTAGATGGTTGTTGGTGCTGATCATGCTGTTATTGTGTCTCCCGTCGGTGGTCCCAACCGCGCAAGCGAAGGCGGCTCGTATCAGCATTCAGCTGGACGGTGTAAACCTGAACAGTGACGTATCTCCTTACATATTGCCGAAGGTTAACGTAACCATGGTTCCTACGCGGATCATCAGTGAAGGACTTGGCGCTTCGGTCGCTTGGAATCAGAAGTCGAAGACGGTAACAATCGGAAAGGACGGTTCGAGCCTGCAATTGACATCCGGCAAAAAAACCGCCCTCGTGAATGGATCATCGGTAGCACTGGATGCTTCCGTTGAAATCAAGAACGGCCGGGTCATGGTTCCGCTGCGTTTCATCAGCGAGAATCTGGGCGTTCAAGTGGAGTGGAATCAGGCGGCACAGCGCATCTCGCTGTCCACGGGCTCGGTCGTCGTTCCTCCGCCGGTATCAACCGGGGATGAAGTCAGAGGGGCCTGGATATCCACCGTGTTCAATCTGGACTGGCCGAAAACGAAGACCAGCGCGGAACAGCAGCAAGCCTCTTACATCGCCTTGCTGGATTCGCTCCAGGATGTCGGCATCAATACCGTGTACGTGCAGGTACGTCCGGCCGGTGATGCATTGTATCCTTCCACCATGGTACCGTGGTCGAAGGTGTTGACGGGCATTCAAGGTGCCGATCCGGGTTACGACCCGGTTGCTTTCATGGTAGAGGAAACGCACAAACGGAATATGGAATTTCACGCTTGGTTTAATCCATTCCGGGCGAACACCGATATTTTGACGGCATCGCTCCATCCGTCCCATGTTGCGCTAAGCCATCCGGATTGGATCGTGAATACAGGCAAGCAGCTGTACATCAACCCTGGGATTCCGGAAGCCAGGCAGCATATCATCGATACGATCATGGAGGTCGTTAACGGATACGATATTGACGGCATCCATCTGGACGACTACTTCTATCCTTCCAATACGGTCTTTAACGATGACGCGGCATACCGCGAGTTCAATAATGGGGCCTACGCCAATCTGGCGGATTGGCGCCGCGGAAATATCAATGCCTTTGTCCAATCGCTCGGAGAGAGCATTCATCGCGTGAAACCGGACGTCGAATACGGAATCAGCCCTTTCGGCGTATGGCGTAACCAGTCCGTGGATAAGACGGGATCGGATACGAAGGCCGGTGTAACGGCGTATGACAGCATGTATGCCGATGTGCGGACCTGGATCCAGAACGGCTGGATCGATTACGTTGCACCGCAGATCTATTGGAGCATGAGTAATCCGGCAGCCGACTATGATAAGCTGGTGGACTGGTGGGCCGGCGAAGTACAAGGAACCGGCGTAGATCTTCTGATCGGCCATGCCCCCTACAAACTGGGAACCAGCGAAATCGGCTGGCAGAGCGCATCGGAAATCATCAATCAATTGAAGTACAATCAAAACCATGCCGAAGTGAAAGGCAGCATTTTCTTTAGAGCAGAGAATATTTTAAGCAATCCGTTAGGCATTAAAGATCAATTGCAATCATATTATAGATAA
- a CDS encoding DUF1385 domain-containing protein, translating to MSDKSTPISYGGQAVIEGVMFGGKHVNVTAVRRKNNEIKFLEVPREDKAWVRKLRKIPLLRGIVSLIDSTIKGSKHLNYSADAYADDTLEPEEREKQKEKEDSGWSLSMIIGVAAVSVLSFVFGKLLFTLVPVFVEDFFFGDTFDHYIVHNLIEGVIKLILLLVYLWAISQTPVIKRLFQYHGAEHKVISAFEAGEELTVKNVQKYTRLHYRCGSSFMMLTIVLGVVVYSVVPWDTMTQRVIQRIALLPVVLGVSFEFLKLTNAMRDLPVLRFLGYPGLWLQLLTTKEPTDDQVEVSIASFNRMRELDAQYENVTVHQSVTGSVLDPAKG from the coding sequence TTGTCCGATAAGTCAACCCCGATCAGCTATGGAGGCCAAGCTGTAATCGAAGGCGTTATGTTCGGCGGCAAGCATGTGAATGTGACGGCCGTGCGGCGTAAAAATAATGAAATCAAGTTTCTCGAGGTGCCTCGCGAAGACAAGGCATGGGTTCGGAAGCTGCGGAAGATCCCGCTTCTTCGCGGCATCGTCAGTCTCATAGATTCTACTATCAAAGGCTCCAAACATTTGAATTACTCTGCCGATGCTTATGCTGACGATACGCTGGAGCCCGAAGAACGCGAGAAGCAGAAAGAGAAAGAAGACTCCGGCTGGAGTTTAAGCATGATTATCGGTGTGGCCGCCGTCAGCGTGCTTTCCTTTGTTTTCGGCAAGCTGCTGTTTACACTCGTTCCTGTTTTTGTAGAGGATTTCTTTTTTGGCGATACATTTGATCACTATATCGTGCATAACCTGATTGAAGGCGTTATTAAATTAATACTGCTCCTCGTGTATCTATGGGCGATCTCCCAAACACCGGTCATAAAAAGGCTCTTTCAGTACCACGGCGCCGAACACAAAGTCATCAGCGCATTCGAAGCCGGCGAAGAGTTGACGGTGAAGAACGTTCAGAAATATACGCGGCTGCATTATCGCTGCGGCAGCAGCTTCATGATGCTGACCATTGTGCTCGGCGTTGTTGTCTACTCGGTGGTGCCATGGGATACCATGACGCAGCGGGTCATTCAAAGAATTGCGCTTCTTCCGGTCGTGCTTGGCGTTTCCTTTGAATTCCTGAAATTGACCAATGCCATGCGGGACCTGCCGGTACTCCGTTTCCTCGGATATCCCGGTCTGTGGCTGCAGCTTCTGACGACGAAGGAACCTACTGATGATCAAGTTGAAGTATCCATCGCATCCTTTAACAGAATGCGTGAGTTAGATGCTCAATACGAGAATGTTACAGTTCACCAATCTGTGACAGGAAGTGTGCTGGATCCCGCGAAAGGGTGA
- a CDS encoding metal ABC transporter ATP-binding protein, translated as MEPAAQDCHQPIVQIKDVSFHYRDQQVIKDLNFTIKERDFVGIVGSNGAGKTTLLRMIVGLLPAAEGTIELFGQPIRKFQDWERIGYVPQKNAFNPLFPATVREVVMSGLYNRKKMFRRLSRLDHQKCEDALEVMRIQDIADKRIGALSGGQQQRVFLARALINRPDLLILDEPTIGIDAETQAGFFELITHMHAHHHMTFLMVTHDLDMVKDYLGESPVSQNGKIQFFVRHSHEIENCAEVDLQHSLV; from the coding sequence ATGGAGCCGGCAGCGCAGGATTGCCACCAACCTATCGTACAAATCAAGGATGTATCCTTTCATTACCGGGATCAACAGGTGATCAAGGATCTTAATTTCACCATAAAAGAGCGGGACTTCGTTGGCATCGTCGGATCTAACGGCGCGGGTAAAACCACCCTGCTCCGCATGATCGTCGGCTTGCTTCCCGCCGCGGAAGGGACCATTGAACTGTTCGGCCAGCCGATCCGTAAATTCCAGGACTGGGAGCGAATAGGCTATGTTCCGCAAAAAAATGCGTTCAACCCGCTATTCCCTGCCACCGTGCGCGAAGTCGTCATGTCCGGTCTATATAATCGAAAAAAAATGTTTCGCCGTTTGAGCCGCCTGGACCATCAGAAATGCGAGGACGCGCTGGAAGTGATGCGCATTCAGGATATTGCCGATAAACGGATCGGCGCCTTGTCCGGAGGCCAGCAGCAGCGCGTATTCCTTGCTCGCGCGCTGATTAATCGTCCGGATCTGCTTATACTGGACGAGCCGACAATCGGCATTGATGCGGAGACCCAAGCCGGATTCTTTGAATTGATCACCCATATGCATGCCCATCACCATATGACGTTCCTGATGGTCACCCATGATTTGGACATGGTCAAAGACTACCTGGGCGAATCTCCGGTATCGCAAAACGGAAAGATTCAGTTTTTCGTCCGGCATTCCCATGAAATCGAAAACTGCGCGGAAGTGGACTTGCAGCATTCGCTCGTATAA
- a CDS encoding cytochrome c biogenesis CcdA family protein — protein MADINIGIAFAAGFASFISPCCLPLYPSYLSIITGMSVNDLKNEQNRKEVRFRTMTHTLAFILGFSAVYYTLGWGAGLFGEFFTEYQDLIRQLSALLIIVMGLMLIGIFQPKFLMKDRKFNFKSKPTGYIGTFLFGIGFAAGWSPCVGPILTAIIALAASDPGTWFPLITSYSLGFAVPFFILAFFIGSTRWILKYSSTLMKVGGVLMILMGVLLFTDQMYKITIWLQGITPEWLKF, from the coding sequence ATGGCTGATATTAATATCGGCATCGCGTTTGCGGCCGGTTTCGCTTCATTTATATCTCCATGCTGCCTGCCGCTGTACCCGTCCTATTTATCCATTATTACAGGCATGTCGGTCAATGACTTAAAGAACGAACAGAACCGCAAGGAGGTCCGTTTCCGGACCATGACGCACACACTCGCGTTCATCCTTGGGTTTTCTGCTGTTTATTACACTCTCGGTTGGGGGGCAGGCCTGTTCGGGGAGTTTTTCACGGAATACCAGGATTTGATTCGACAGTTATCCGCGCTGCTGATCATCGTGATGGGACTTATGCTTATCGGCATTTTCCAGCCTAAGTTCCTCATGAAGGACCGGAAATTCAATTTTAAATCCAAACCGACCGGATACATAGGAACATTTCTATTTGGTATCGGCTTCGCCGCAGGCTGGTCGCCTTGTGTAGGACCGATTTTGACGGCGATCATCGCGCTTGCAGCTTCCGATCCGGGAACGTGGTTCCCGCTGATCACTTCATATTCGCTCGGGTTTGCAGTGCCGTTTTTCATCCTGGCCTTTTTCATCGGCTCCACCCGCTGGATTCTTAAATATTCAAGCACGCTGATGAAGGTCGGCGGCGTCTTGATGATTCTGATGGGGGTTCTGCTCTTCACGGATCAAATGTACAAGATTACGATTTGGCTGCAAGGCATTACGCCGGAATGGCTTAAATTCTAA
- a CDS encoding metal ABC transporter permease produces MQEKETLSLLDILLSDFFQRALIGGVLIGITAPLIGIFLVLRRLSMIGDTLSHVTIAGVALGFLIEVYPLAAGLVFAVLASFAIEKLRKAYKSYAELSIAIIMSGGVALASLFFTLGMGYNTDVMSYLFGSIYTLDSTDIYMVGGVTVVVIAVVVMFFKEFFLLSFEEDAASVSGLPVKWMNMIITVLTALVVSTAIKIVGALLVSALLTIPVAISLLLARSFRSSIVLSVIISEIAVIGGLMLAGVFNLAPGATIVLLLISLLIITLVGKKGFTT; encoded by the coding sequence ATGCAGGAGAAGGAGACGTTGTCATTGCTTGATATTTTGCTTAGCGATTTTTTCCAGCGGGCGCTGATCGGTGGGGTTCTGATCGGGATTACGGCCCCGCTTATCGGAATATTCCTCGTGCTGCGAAGGCTGTCGATGATCGGCGATACGTTGTCGCACGTCACGATAGCGGGCGTGGCACTCGGATTTTTGATCGAAGTCTACCCGCTTGCCGCAGGATTGGTATTTGCGGTGCTGGCCTCTTTTGCGATTGAGAAGCTGAGAAAGGCCTACAAAAGTTATGCCGAGCTGTCCATCGCCATTATTATGTCGGGCGGCGTTGCGCTGGCCTCGCTGTTTTTCACGCTGGGAATGGGCTATAATACGGATGTCATGAGTTATTTGTTCGGAAGCATCTATACGCTGGATTCCACGGATATTTATATGGTAGGCGGCGTTACCGTCGTTGTCATTGCGGTAGTGGTAATGTTCTTCAAGGAATTTTTCCTGCTCAGCTTCGAGGAGGATGCGGCCAGCGTCAGCGGCCTGCCCGTCAAATGGATGAACATGATCATTACGGTGCTGACGGCGCTTGTCGTAAGCACCGCCATCAAGATTGTGGGCGCGCTTCTGGTCTCCGCATTGCTGACCATTCCGGTAGCGATCAGTTTATTGCTGGCGAGAAGCTTCCGAAGCTCCATCGTATTATCGGTGATCATCTCCGAAATTGCCGTTATCGGGGGACTGATGCTTGCCGGCGTATTTAATTTGGCACCCGGCGCCACCATCGTGCTGCTGCTGATCAGCCTGCTCATCATTACGCTTGTCGGCAAAAAGGGCTTTACGACATAA